A single genomic interval of Streptomyces showdoensis harbors:
- a CDS encoding damage-control phosphatase ARMT1 family protein, with translation MTEKTSHDSGDAAGVPVILSNEPGSFAWGVLAKRHPALIQQVRDAFPYGRQQHEALDTLLDEITNGVIEPLAPGEHDRERWEDWGQEHFGRSWHDAPFLWAESYFYRRLLGAVGYFGSGPWQGVDPFAPFKRAELRGEAVEEELRALDALASVPAHERAAALLHASLWGNRADLGFRVSAGEPAAGDAAASALVADDSALLWQLLPVGGSSTVAVVADNAGRELIPDLILIDHLLEQRHAEQVVLHLKPYPYYVSDAMTADVVDCLRRLTEAPGQAGAIGDRLWKAMAAGSLEVRTHPFFCAPLPYEDMPEDLRGEFESATLTLLKGDLNYRRLVGDRLWGATASFADLTAYFPGAVAALRTLKSDVIVGLEQEVLDGLERSGAAWRTSGTHALIQVRR, from the coding sequence ATGACAGAGAAGACCTCCCACGACTCGGGCGATGCGGCTGGAGTGCCGGTCATCCTGAGCAACGAGCCCGGCTCGTTCGCCTGGGGCGTGCTGGCCAAGCGCCACCCCGCCCTCATCCAGCAGGTGCGAGACGCCTTCCCGTACGGCCGCCAGCAGCACGAGGCCCTAGACACCCTGCTGGACGAGATCACCAACGGCGTCATCGAGCCGCTCGCCCCCGGGGAACACGACCGTGAGCGCTGGGAGGACTGGGGGCAGGAGCACTTCGGGCGCTCCTGGCACGACGCCCCGTTCCTGTGGGCGGAGAGCTACTTCTACCGCAGGCTCCTCGGCGCGGTCGGGTATTTCGGCAGCGGGCCGTGGCAGGGAGTCGATCCGTTCGCGCCGTTCAAGCGGGCCGAGCTGCGCGGTGAGGCCGTGGAGGAGGAACTACGGGCCCTGGACGCGCTCGCGAGCGTTCCGGCGCACGAGCGGGCTGCTGCCCTGCTCCACGCGTCGCTCTGGGGCAACCGGGCGGACCTCGGCTTCCGCGTCTCGGCGGGGGAGCCGGCGGCCGGTGACGCCGCTGCCTCCGCGCTGGTGGCCGACGACAGCGCCTTGTTGTGGCAGCTGCTGCCCGTCGGGGGCTCCTCGACCGTCGCCGTGGTGGCGGACAATGCGGGGCGCGAGCTGATCCCGGACCTGATCCTCATCGACCACCTCCTCGAACAGCGGCATGCCGAACAGGTCGTGCTGCACCTCAAGCCGTACCCCTACTACGTCTCCGACGCGATGACGGCCGACGTCGTCGACTGCCTCCGCCGCCTCACCGAGGCACCCGGCCAAGCCGGCGCGATCGGCGACCGGCTGTGGAAGGCCATGGCGGCAGGGAGCCTGGAGGTCCGCACCCACCCGTTCTTCTGCGCTCCACTGCCGTACGAGGACATGCCCGAGGACCTCCGCGGCGAGTTCGAGAGCGCCACGCTCACCCTCCTGAAGGGCGACCTCAACTACCGGCGCCTGGTGGGCGACCGGCTGTGGGGCGCCACGGCGTCCTTCGCCGATCTCACCGCGTACTTCCCGGGGGCCGTCGCGGCGCTCCGGACCCTGAAGTCCGACGTCATCGTCGGTTTGGAGCAGGAAGTGCTGGACGGGCTCGAACGGTCCGGGGCTGCCTGGCGTACGAGTGGAACGCACGCGCTGATCCAGGTGCGACGGTAG
- a CDS encoding class I SAM-dependent RNA methyltransferase — translation MQNVPVASLVGEEYEVEVGPVAHGGHCIARTEGGRVLFVRHALPGERVRARVTEGEETSRFLRADAVEILDPSKDRIEAPCPFAGPGKCGGCDWQHAKPGAQRRLKGEVIAEQLQRLAGLTPEEAGWDGTVVPAEGDKLPAGEVPQWRTRVQYAIDAEGHAGLRKHRSHEVEVVDHCMIAAAGVSELGVEKRTWEGMASVEAIAASGSHDRQVILTPRPGARLPLVELDKPVSVMRVDEKDGGVHRVHGRAFVRERADERTYRVGSGGFWQVHPKAAQTLMLAVMQGLTPRKGETALDLYCGVGLFAGALADRVGDQGAVLGIESGKRAVEDARHNLADYPRVRIEQGKVESVLPRTGITEVDLIVLDPPRAGAGKQTVRHLSGLGARRIAYVACDPAALARDLGYFREGGYRVRTLRAFDLFPMTHHVECVAILEPVK, via the coding sequence ATGCAGAACGTGCCCGTTGCTTCGCTGGTCGGGGAAGAGTACGAGGTCGAGGTCGGCCCGGTCGCCCACGGAGGCCACTGCATCGCCCGCACGGAGGGCGGCCGCGTCCTCTTCGTCCGGCACGCCCTGCCCGGCGAGCGCGTCCGCGCCCGGGTGACCGAGGGCGAGGAGACCTCCCGCTTCCTGCGCGCCGACGCGGTCGAGATCCTGGACCCGTCCAAGGACCGCATCGAGGCCCCCTGCCCCTTCGCCGGCCCCGGCAAGTGCGGCGGCTGCGACTGGCAGCACGCCAAGCCGGGCGCCCAGCGCCGGCTCAAGGGCGAGGTCATCGCCGAGCAGCTGCAGCGGCTCGCGGGCCTCACGCCCGAGGAGGCCGGCTGGGACGGCACGGTCGTCCCCGCCGAGGGCGACAAGCTCCCCGCCGGCGAGGTCCCGCAGTGGCGCACCCGCGTCCAGTACGCGATCGACGCCGAGGGCCACGCGGGCCTGCGCAAGCACCGCTCGCACGAGGTCGAGGTGGTCGACCACTGCATGATCGCCGCCGCGGGCGTCTCGGAGCTCGGCGTCGAGAAGCGCACCTGGGAGGGCATGGCCTCGGTCGAGGCCATCGCCGCCTCGGGCTCGCACGACCGCCAGGTCATCCTCACCCCCCGCCCCGGCGCCCGCCTCCCGCTGGTGGAGCTCGACAAGCCCGTCTCGGTCATGCGCGTCGACGAGAAGGACGGCGGCGTCCACCGCGTCCACGGCCGCGCCTTCGTCCGCGAGCGCGCCGACGAGCGCACCTACCGCGTCGGCAGCGGCGGCTTCTGGCAGGTCCACCCGAAGGCCGCCCAGACCCTGATGCTCGCCGTCATGCAGGGCCTGACGCCCCGCAAGGGCGAGACCGCCCTCGACCTCTACTGCGGCGTCGGCCTCTTCGCGGGCGCCCTCGCCGACCGCGTCGGCGACCAGGGCGCCGTCCTCGGCATCGAGTCGGGCAAGCGCGCGGTGGAGGACGCCCGCCACAACCTGGCCGACTACCCGCGCGTCCGCATCGAGCAGGGCAAGGTCGAGTCGGTCCTCCCGCGCACCGGCATCACCGAGGTCGACCTCATCGTCCTCGACCCGCCCCGAGCCGGCGCCGGCAAGCAGACCGTCCGCCACCTCTCCGGCCTCGGCGCCCGCCGCATCGCCTACGTCGCCTGCGACCCGGCGGCCCTGGCCCGGGACCTGGGCTACTTCCGCGAGGGCGGCTACCGGGTACGGACGCTGCGGGCGTTCGACCTGTTCCCGATGACGCACCATGTGGAGTGCGTGGCGATTCTGGAGCCGGTGAAGTAG
- a CDS encoding APC family permease, which produces MSKLTDVPKRILIGRALRSDKLGETLLPKRIALPVFASDPLSSVAYAPGEVLLVLSVAGLSAYHFSPWIALAVVVLMFTVVASYRQNVHAYPSGGGDYEVATTNLGPKAGLTVASALLVDYVLTVAVSISSGIENLGSAVPFVVEHKVLSAIAVIVLLTLMNLRGVKESGGLFAIPTYVFVFGVFAMIVWGAWRGLVLDETMSAPTAGFEIKAEHQGLAGFALVFLLLRAFSSGCAALTGVEAISNGVPAFRKPKSKNAASTLALMGGLAVTMFCGIIFLAMATDVRMAEKPAEDLLVNGVPVGPGYVQDPVISQVAAAVFGDGTFFFILLAAATALVLFLAANTAYNGFPLLGSILAQDRYLPRQLHTRGDRLAFSNGIVLLAGAAALLVVVYGADSTRLIQLYIVGVFVSFTLSQIGMVRHWNRHLRTEKDPAKRRHMIRSRAINAFGAFFTGLVLVVVLATKFTHGAWVALLGMVIFYATMTAIRRHYDSVAAEIAAAEERPDEYVRPSRVRSVVLVSKLHKPTLRALAYAKLLHANELEALTVSVDPAETKALKEEWERRGINVPLKILDSPYREITRPVIEYVKNLRKESPRDAVSVYIPEYVVGHWYEHLLHNQSALRLKGRLLFTPGVMVTSVPYQLQSSEAAKKRARKRQDWNAPGSVRRGPVEKGGAKVPAEKSN; this is translated from the coding sequence GTGTCCAAACTGACCGACGTGCCCAAACGGATCCTGATCGGGCGGGCCCTGCGCAGCGACAAGCTCGGCGAGACCCTCCTCCCGAAGCGCATCGCCCTCCCCGTCTTCGCCTCCGACCCGCTGTCCTCGGTGGCGTACGCCCCGGGCGAGGTCCTCCTCGTCCTCTCCGTCGCGGGCCTGTCGGCCTACCACTTCAGCCCGTGGATCGCGCTGGCCGTCGTGGTCCTGATGTTCACGGTCGTCGCCTCGTACCGGCAGAACGTGCACGCCTACCCGAGCGGCGGTGGCGACTACGAGGTCGCGACCACCAACCTCGGGCCCAAGGCCGGACTCACCGTCGCGAGCGCGCTGCTCGTCGACTACGTCCTCACCGTCGCCGTGTCGATCTCCTCCGGCATCGAGAACCTCGGCTCCGCCGTGCCGTTCGTCGTCGAGCACAAGGTCCTCTCCGCCATCGCGGTGATCGTGCTGCTCACGCTGATGAACCTGCGCGGCGTGAAGGAGTCCGGCGGCCTCTTCGCCATCCCGACGTACGTCTTCGTCTTCGGCGTCTTCGCCATGATCGTCTGGGGTGCCTGGCGCGGCCTCGTCCTCGACGAGACCATGTCCGCCCCCACCGCCGGCTTCGAGATCAAGGCCGAGCACCAGGGGCTCGCGGGCTTCGCCCTGGTCTTCCTGCTGCTGCGGGCCTTCTCCTCCGGCTGTGCGGCGCTGACCGGCGTCGAGGCGATCTCCAACGGCGTGCCCGCCTTCCGCAAGCCCAAGTCGAAGAACGCGGCCAGCACGCTGGCGCTCATGGGCGGCCTCGCCGTCACCATGTTCTGCGGCATCATCTTCCTGGCCATGGCCACCGACGTCCGGATGGCCGAGAAGCCCGCCGAGGACCTGCTGGTCAACGGAGTGCCGGTCGGCCCGGGCTACGTCCAGGACCCGGTCATCTCGCAGGTCGCCGCCGCCGTCTTCGGCGACGGGACGTTCTTCTTCATCCTGCTCGCCGCGGCGACCGCCCTCGTGCTCTTCCTGGCCGCCAACACGGCGTACAACGGCTTCCCGCTCCTCGGCTCGATCCTCGCCCAGGACCGCTACCTGCCCCGCCAGCTGCACACCCGCGGCGACCGCCTCGCCTTCTCCAACGGCATCGTGCTGCTGGCCGGCGCGGCCGCGCTCCTCGTGGTGGTCTACGGGGCCGACTCGACCCGGCTGATCCAGCTCTACATCGTCGGCGTCTTCGTCTCCTTCACGCTCAGCCAGATCGGCATGGTCCGGCACTGGAACCGGCACCTGCGCACCGAGAAGGACCCCGCCAAGCGCCGCCACATGATCCGCTCCCGCGCGATCAACGCCTTCGGCGCCTTCTTCACCGGTCTGGTCCTCGTCGTCGTCCTCGCCACCAAGTTCACCCACGGCGCCTGGGTCGCGCTGCTCGGCATGGTGATCTTCTACGCGACGATGACCGCGATCCGCCGGCACTACGACTCCGTGGCCGCCGAGATCGCCGCCGCCGAGGAACGCCCCGACGAGTACGTCCGCCCCTCCCGGGTCCGTTCCGTCGTCCTCGTCTCCAAGCTGCACAAGCCCACGCTGCGCGCCCTCGCCTACGCCAAGCTGCTGCACGCCAACGAGCTGGAGGCGCTCACCGTCAGCGTCGACCCGGCCGAGACCAAGGCGCTCAAGGAGGAGTGGGAGCGGCGCGGCATCAACGTGCCGCTGAAGATCCTCGACTCGCCGTACCGCGAGATCACCCGGCCGGTCATCGAGTACGTGAAGAACCTCCGCAAGGAGAGCCCGCGCGACGCCGTCTCGGTCTACATCCCCGAGTACGTGGTCGGCCACTGGTACGAGCACCTGCTGCACAACCAGAGCGCCCTGCGCCTCAAGGGCCGGCTGCTCTTCACGCCGGGCGTGATGGTCACCTCCGTCCCGTACCAGCTGCAGTCCTCCGAGGCCGCCAAGAAGCGGGCCCGCAAGCGCCAGGACTGGAACGCCCCCGGATCGGTCCGACGCGGACCGGTCGAGAAGGGCGGCGCGAAGGTACCGGCCGAAAAGAGCAACTAG
- a CDS encoding potassium channel family protein, translating into MHIVIMGCGRVGAALAQTLEQQGHTVAVVDQDPTAFRRLGSGFGGRRVTGVGFDQDTLREAGIEEAGAFAAVSSGDNSNIIAARVAREMFGIENVAARIYDPRRAEVYQRLGIPTVATVRWTADQMLRRLLPSGAEPLWRDPSGGVQLAEVHTSPAWIGHKVSRLQEETGVRVAFLTRLGEAILPTSQTVLQEGDLVHVMMRTDEIDKVEAAFAEGPEEGGH; encoded by the coding sequence GTGCACATCGTCATCATGGGCTGCGGGCGCGTGGGAGCCGCTCTCGCGCAGACCCTGGAGCAGCAGGGCCACACGGTCGCCGTGGTGGACCAGGACCCGACGGCCTTCCGCCGTCTGGGCTCGGGCTTCGGCGGCCGTCGCGTCACGGGCGTGGGCTTCGACCAGGACACGCTCCGCGAGGCGGGGATCGAGGAAGCCGGCGCCTTCGCCGCGGTGAGCAGCGGCGACAACTCGAACATCATCGCGGCGCGGGTCGCGCGCGAGATGTTCGGCATCGAGAACGTCGCCGCCCGGATCTACGACCCGCGGCGCGCCGAGGTCTACCAGCGCCTGGGCATCCCGACCGTCGCCACGGTCCGCTGGACCGCCGACCAGATGCTGCGGCGGCTGCTGCCGTCCGGCGCCGAGCCGCTGTGGCGTGACCCGAGCGGCGGAGTGCAGCTCGCCGAGGTGCACACCTCCCCCGCGTGGATCGGCCACAAGGTCAGCCGGCTCCAGGAGGAGACCGGGGTGCGCGTGGCCTTCCTCACCCGACTGGGCGAAGCGATTCTTCCGACCTCTCAGACGGTGCTGCAGGAGGGCGACCTCGTGCACGTCATGATGCGGACGGACGAGATCGACAAGGTCGAGGCGGCCTTCGCCGAGGGTCCCGAGGAGGGCGGTCACTGA
- a CDS encoding potassium channel family protein: MRVAIAGAGAVGRSIAGELLENGHEVLLIDKAPTAISVERVPQAEWLLADACEITSLDEAALQRCNVVIAATGDDKVNLVVSLLAKTEYGVPRVVARVNNPKNEWLFNEAWGVDVAVSTPRLMSALVEEAVSVGDLVRLLRFSHGDANLVELTLPPESAMAGTAVGDVAWPQDTSLVTIIRGSRVLTPSPEETLEAGDELLFVATQAREEQLEDLLSVRRGPNES, translated from the coding sequence ATGCGTGTCGCTATTGCCGGCGCGGGCGCCGTGGGCCGTTCCATCGCGGGCGAGCTCCTGGAGAACGGGCACGAGGTCCTCCTCATCGACAAGGCGCCGACCGCCATCTCGGTGGAGCGGGTGCCGCAGGCCGAGTGGCTGCTGGCCGACGCCTGCGAGATCACCTCGCTCGACGAGGCGGCCCTGCAGCGCTGCAACGTGGTCATCGCGGCGACCGGCGACGACAAGGTGAACCTGGTCGTCTCGCTGCTCGCGAAGACCGAGTACGGCGTGCCCCGCGTGGTCGCCCGGGTCAACAACCCGAAGAACGAGTGGCTGTTCAACGAGGCATGGGGCGTGGACGTCGCCGTCTCGACGCCGCGTCTGATGTCGGCCCTGGTCGAGGAGGCGGTGAGCGTCGGCGACCTGGTCCGGCTGCTGCGCTTCAGCCACGGCGACGCCAACCTGGTCGAGCTGACGCTGCCGCCGGAGTCCGCGATGGCGGGCACCGCGGTGGGCGACGTGGCCTGGCCGCAGGACACCTCGCTGGTCACCATCATCCGCGGCTCCCGGGTCCTCACCCCGAGCCCGGAGGAGACCCTGGAGGCGGGCGACGAGCTGCTGTTCGTGGCCACCCAGGCGCGCGAGGAGCAGCTGGAGGACCTGCTGTCGGTCCGCCGGGGGCCGAACGAGTCCTGA
- a CDS encoding DUF3159 domain-containing protein, with protein MTSVDKPTTEKPTPDQDARTDKAVTEAALFEAFGGVRGMVETVLPGLLFVTIYTINKDLRSSAIAALAVSLVLVAVRLVRRDTVKHAFSGVFGVAFGVVFAMMTGNAKDFYLPGMLYTLGLALAYIVTALAGVPLIGLILGPVFKENLSWRTRNPGRKKAYTKASWAWGLILLAKCAILFPLYWWADTTQLGWVLVALKIPPFLLAVYLTWVFLAKAPPPIDVFAEMEAEEQAEKAEKARKAAAQGHPEA; from the coding sequence GTGACGTCAGTCGACAAGCCGACCACCGAGAAGCCCACCCCGGACCAGGACGCCCGGACCGACAAGGCGGTGACCGAGGCCGCCCTCTTCGAGGCGTTCGGCGGGGTGCGCGGCATGGTGGAGACGGTCCTGCCGGGCCTGCTCTTCGTCACGATCTACACGATCAACAAGGACCTGCGCTCCTCGGCGATCGCCGCCCTCGCGGTGTCGCTCGTCCTCGTCGCCGTCCGGCTGGTCCGCCGGGACACCGTCAAGCACGCCTTCAGCGGCGTCTTCGGCGTCGCCTTCGGCGTGGTCTTCGCGATGATGACCGGCAACGCCAAGGACTTCTACCTGCCGGGCATGCTGTACACGCTGGGCCTCGCCCTCGCGTACATCGTCACGGCGCTGGCCGGGGTCCCGCTGATCGGCCTCATCCTGGGCCCGGTCTTCAAGGAGAACCTCTCCTGGCGCACCCGCAACCCGGGCCGCAAGAAGGCGTACACCAAGGCCAGCTGGGCCTGGGGCCTGATCCTGCTCGCGAAGTGCGCGATCCTCTTCCCGCTCTACTGGTGGGCCGACACCACGCAGCTCGGCTGGGTCCTGGTCGCCCTGAAGATCCCGCCGTTCCTGCTCGCGGTGTACCTCACCTGGGTGTTCCTCGCGAAGGCGCCGCCGCCGATCGACGTCTTCGCCGAGATGGAGGCCGAGGAGCAGGCCGAGAAGGCCGAGAAGGCCCGCAAGGCCGCGGCTCAGGGGCACCCCGAGGCGTAG
- a CDS encoding OB-fold nucleic acid binding domain-containing protein, which translates to MSAAPRTEKPAGRFRRMLDRLSTSQEELESVELQEDSAASGCTRISDCSDRQIVKVTGTLRTVTLRPRAGVPALEAELFDGTAPLDVVWLGRRSIVGIEPGRKMIASGRISMSHGRRVLFNPKYELRPLGQE; encoded by the coding sequence ATGAGTGCTGCACCGCGTACAGAGAAGCCGGCCGGACGGTTCCGCCGGATGCTCGACCGCCTCTCCACCTCGCAGGAGGAGCTGGAGTCGGTCGAGCTCCAGGAGGACTCGGCCGCGTCGGGGTGCACGCGTATCAGCGACTGCTCCGACCGACAGATAGTCAAGGTGACTGGTACGTTGCGGACGGTCACCCTGCGTCCCCGGGCCGGTGTGCCCGCGCTGGAGGCCGAGCTGTTCGACGGCACGGCGCCGCTGGACGTCGTGTGGCTGGGCCGCCGTTCCATCGTGGGCATCGAGCCGGGCCGCAAGATGATCGCCTCCGGCCGGATCTCCATGAGCCACGGCCGGCGGGTCCTCTTCAACCCCAAATACGAGCTCCGACCGCTCGGACAGGAGTAG
- a CDS encoding response regulator — MTRVLVVDDEPQIVRALVINLKARKYEVDAAPDGATALRLAAERHPDVVVLDLGLPDMDGVEVIKGLRGWTRVPILVLSARQTSDEKVEALDAGADDYVTKPFGMDELLARLRAAVRRAEPVGGGEDGVVVVETEGFTVDLAAKKVHRDGKDVRLTPTEWHLLEVLVRNSGRLVSQKQLLQEVWGPSYGTETNYLRVYMAQLRRKLEHDPSHPRHFVTEPGMGYRFEH; from the coding sequence ATGACCCGGGTCCTGGTGGTCGACGACGAGCCCCAGATCGTCCGCGCCCTGGTGATCAACCTCAAGGCGCGCAAGTACGAGGTCGACGCGGCCCCCGACGGGGCCACCGCCCTCCGGCTCGCCGCCGAGCGCCACCCCGACGTCGTCGTCCTCGACCTCGGGCTCCCCGACATGGACGGCGTCGAGGTCATCAAGGGCCTGCGCGGCTGGACCCGGGTGCCGATCCTGGTGCTCTCCGCCCGGCAGACCTCCGACGAGAAGGTCGAGGCGCTCGACGCGGGCGCGGACGACTACGTCACCAAGCCCTTCGGCATGGACGAGCTGCTCGCCCGGCTGCGCGCCGCGGTCCGCAGGGCCGAGCCGGTCGGCGGCGGCGAGGACGGCGTCGTGGTCGTCGAGACGGAGGGCTTCACGGTCGACCTGGCCGCCAAGAAGGTCCACCGCGACGGCAAGGACGTGCGGCTCACCCCCACCGAGTGGCACCTCCTGGAGGTCCTGGTCCGCAACAGCGGCCGGCTGGTCAGCCAGAAGCAGCTGCTCCAGGAGGTCTGGGGACCCTCGTACGGCACCGAGACGAACTATCTGCGGGTCTACATGGCACAGCTGCGGCGCAAGCTGGAGCACGACCCTTCGCACCCGCGGCACTTCGTCACCGAACCGGGCATGGGTTACCGCTTCGAACACTGA
- a CDS encoding sensor histidine kinase, protein MGRGKLRIYLGAAPGVGKTYAMLSEGHRRVERGTDCVVAFVEHHDRPRTEVMLHGLEQVPRREIEYRGATFPEMDIDAVLARRPAVALVDELAHTNVPGSRNPKRWQDVEELLAAGVDVVSTVNIQHLESLGDVVESITGVRQRETVPDEVVRRADQIELVDMSPQALRRRMAHGNVYKPDKVDAALSNYFRPGNLTALRELALLWTADRVDEYLRQYRGEHNIQSTWQARERIVVGLTGGPEGRTLIRRAARLAEKGAGGEVLAVYISRSDGLTSASPKELAVQRTLVEDLGGTFHHVIGDDIPSSLLSFARGVNATQIVLGSSRRRSWQYVLGGPGVGQTVARDSGPDLDVHIVTHEGAAKGRGLPVARGARLGRARLVWGWVVGVGGPALLTLLLTHVDANLGLANDMLLFLALTVAAALLGGLLPALASAAFGSLLLNWFFTPPLHRLTVADPKNIVAIAVFFGVGVAVASVVDLAARRTHQAARLRAESEVLSYLAGSVLRGETSLEALLERVRETFSMDSVALLERTGDLEPWTCAAKVGARPVARPEDADVDMPVGDHLALALTGRVLPAEDRRVLGAFAAQAAVVLDRQRLVDQAEEARKLAEGNKIRTSLLAAVSHDLRTPLAGIKASVTSLRSDDVEWSEEDQALLLEGIEDGADRLDHLVGNLLDMSRLQTGTVTPLIRSTDLDEVVPMALGGVPDGSVELDIPETLPMVAVDRGLLERAVANIVENAVKYSPDGIPVAVGASVLGERLELRVTDRGPGVPDEAKDGIFEPFQRFGDAPRGAGVGLGLAVARGFVEAMGGTITAEDTPGGGLTMVLTLKTEGPPPPDTPAPAMPAHIMS, encoded by the coding sequence ATGGGACGCGGCAAGCTACGGATCTACCTGGGCGCGGCGCCGGGCGTCGGCAAGACGTACGCGATGCTCTCGGAGGGGCACCGGCGGGTCGAGCGCGGTACGGACTGTGTGGTCGCGTTCGTGGAGCACCATGACCGGCCGCGTACGGAGGTGATGCTGCACGGTCTGGAGCAGGTGCCGCGCCGGGAGATCGAGTACCGGGGCGCCACGTTCCCGGAGATGGACATCGACGCGGTGCTGGCGCGCAGGCCGGCGGTCGCCCTCGTCGACGAGCTCGCCCACACCAACGTGCCCGGCTCCCGCAATCCCAAGCGGTGGCAGGACGTGGAGGAGCTGCTGGCGGCGGGCGTCGACGTGGTGTCGACGGTGAACATCCAGCACCTGGAGTCGCTGGGGGACGTGGTCGAGTCGATCACGGGGGTGCGGCAGCGGGAGACGGTGCCGGACGAGGTGGTGCGGCGGGCGGACCAGATAGAGCTGGTGGACATGTCGCCGCAGGCGTTGCGGCGGCGGATGGCGCACGGCAACGTCTACAAGCCGGACAAGGTCGACGCGGCCCTCTCGAACTACTTCCGGCCGGGCAACCTGACGGCGCTGCGCGAGCTGGCCCTGCTGTGGACCGCCGACCGCGTCGACGAGTACCTGCGCCAGTACCGCGGCGAACACAACATCCAGTCCACCTGGCAGGCCCGCGAGCGGATCGTCGTCGGCCTGACCGGCGGGCCGGAGGGGCGCACCCTGATCCGGCGGGCCGCGCGGCTGGCGGAGAAGGGCGCGGGCGGCGAGGTCCTCGCCGTGTACATCTCCCGCAGCGACGGCCTGACCTCCGCCTCGCCGAAGGAGCTCGCCGTCCAGCGCACCCTCGTGGAGGACCTGGGCGGCACGTTCCACCACGTCATAGGCGACGACATCCCCTCGTCGCTGCTGTCCTTCGCGCGGGGCGTCAACGCCACGCAGATCGTCCTCGGCTCCAGCCGCCGCCGCTCCTGGCAGTACGTCCTCGGCGGCCCCGGGGTCGGCCAGACCGTCGCCCGGGACTCCGGCCCCGACCTGGACGTCCACATCGTCACCCACGAGGGGGCCGCCAAGGGCCGCGGCCTGCCCGTCGCCCGCGGGGCCCGGCTCGGCCGCGCCCGGCTCGTCTGGGGCTGGGTCGTCGGGGTCGGCGGACCGGCGCTCCTCACACTGCTGCTCACCCATGTCGACGCGAACCTGGGGCTCGCCAACGACATGCTCCTCTTCCTGGCCCTGACGGTCGCGGCCGCCCTGCTCGGCGGCCTGCTCCCGGCGCTCGCCTCGGCGGCCTTCGGGTCCCTGCTGCTCAACTGGTTCTTCACCCCGCCGCTGCACCGGCTGACCGTCGCCGACCCCAAGAACATCGTGGCCATCGCCGTCTTCTTCGGCGTCGGCGTGGCGGTGGCCTCCGTGGTGGACCTGGCCGCCCGCCGCACCCACCAGGCGGCCCGGCTGCGGGCGGAGTCCGAGGTCCTCTCGTACCTCGCCGGCAGCGTCCTGCGCGGCGAGACGAGTCTGGAGGCGCTGCTGGAACGGGTCCGCGAGACCTTCTCCATGGACTCCGTCGCCCTGCTCGAACGGACCGGCGACCTCGAACCGTGGACCTGCGCGGCGAAGGTCGGCGCCCGGCCGGTGGCCCGGCCGGAGGACGCCGACGTCGACATGCCGGTCGGCGACCACCTGGCGCTGGCCCTGACCGGACGGGTGCTGCCCGCGGAGGACCGCCGGGTGCTCGGCGCCTTCGCCGCCCAGGCCGCCGTCGTCCTCGACCGGCAGCGGCTCGTCGACCAGGCCGAGGAGGCCCGCAAGCTGGCCGAGGGCAACAAGATCCGCACCTCCCTGCTGGCCGCGGTCAGCCACGACCTGCGGACCCCGCTGGCCGGCATCAAGGCCTCGGTGACCTCGCTGCGCTCGGACGACGTGGAGTGGTCCGAGGAGGACCAGGCCCTGCTCCTGGAGGGCATCGAGGACGGCGCCGACCGCCTCGACCACCTGGTCGGCAACCTCCTCGACATGTCCCGGCTCCAGACCGGCACGGTCACCCCGCTCATCCGCTCCACCGACCTCGACGAGGTGGTGCCGATGGCCCTCGGCGGCGTCCCCGACGGCAGCGTCGAGCTCGACATCCCCGAGACCCTCCCCATGGTCGCGGTCGACCGGGGCCTCCTGGAGCGGGCGGTCGCCAACATCGTCGAGAACGCCGTCAAGTACAGCCCCGACGGCATCCCGGTCGCCGTCGGCGCCAGCGTCCTCGGCGAGCGCCTGGAACTGCGCGTGACGGACCGCGGCCCCGGTGTCCCCGACGAGGCCAAGGACGGCATATTCGAGCCCTTCCAGCGCTTCGGCGACGCCCCGCGCGGCGCCGGCGTGGGCCTCGGCCTCGCGGTCGCCCGCGGCTTCGTCGAGGCCATGGGCGGCACCATCACCGCCGAGGACACCCCGGGCGGCGGACTGACCATGGTCCTCACCCTCAAGACCGAGGGACCCCCGCCGCCGGACACCCCCGCCCCCGCGATGCCGGCGCACATCATGTCGTGA